The following are from one region of the Ruficoccus sp. ZRK36 genome:
- a CDS encoding polysaccharide deacetylase family protein: protein MFTSRDSVRRLFCLSLSTAALGLPIAARAADAPAPTPVNKLGIPVFEEQLVITGSPVKVEIAPVYEDKEWAFTARWDDNNANSLNMHKAMAEIGMQGSFYLNGSWGRKGQAEFAQQLNTEGCSVAGHTVTHYFLPTLNANALFYEILFNRIERESDVDRPLTSFAFPYGRYQDRDDPLAIDRITEAWIRSGYHQNVYEGFVLNNAEMPEGYASTANQVRPGDRKIEADKFHKQMDKILSNPEPYRKKSHAINVGVHAWQPAEELVKFKEVLSQYTGRDDFWYCDQTQLASYMLQASQTQITPVPGHKDQFEITRPTAAFAGDPIPLTLRLKGPKPEKVQLDGQVLDVQPGSDADTWLVNLPFPASQPVPSQIDWSSNGPGFAKEGHTQSKFPGLTATLERTATEGWSLSLDNAGTQPLSDISVTLRLPRLYKDGLREVSLPALADGKSTQFDFPALQLSSEPADRDGPVFAAAQIDFIQGDKAGRLYAVYLDAPDTTSAPGSRDGVAAVGPIVKADFDFEKLIPLSELDAPLTPLNDSPLGKWHPLSDDQHQIVIRDRFVTLVKGEDWRKAADPVKNEPAYIAAVADIYLDSKAPLKVQTSRLLAYAAVDGKPVELTNGETPSLDEGDHRVLLVFDTEGKNPSYRETPQLLVLTAGDKPVTWLPAPIAE from the coding sequence CAAGGTCGAGATAGCCCCAGTCTACGAGGACAAAGAGTGGGCCTTTACCGCTCGCTGGGACGACAACAACGCCAACTCCCTCAACATGCACAAGGCCATGGCCGAGATTGGCATGCAGGGCAGTTTTTACCTCAACGGCTCCTGGGGCCGTAAGGGGCAAGCCGAGTTCGCGCAGCAGCTGAACACCGAGGGCTGCAGCGTCGCCGGGCACACCGTCACGCACTACTTCCTGCCTACCCTCAACGCCAACGCCCTTTTCTACGAAATCCTCTTCAACCGCATTGAGCGTGAGAGCGATGTGGACCGCCCGCTGACCTCCTTCGCCTTCCCCTACGGGCGCTATCAGGATCGCGACGATCCGCTCGCCATCGACCGCATCACCGAGGCCTGGATCCGCAGCGGCTACCACCAAAACGTCTACGAGGGCTTTGTCCTCAACAATGCCGAAATGCCCGAGGGCTATGCCTCCACCGCGAATCAGGTGCGACCCGGCGACCGCAAGATCGAGGCGGACAAGTTCCACAAGCAGATGGACAAAATCCTCTCCAACCCCGAGCCCTACCGCAAAAAGTCGCACGCGATCAACGTAGGCGTCCACGCCTGGCAGCCCGCCGAGGAGCTGGTCAAGTTCAAGGAAGTTCTGAGCCAATACACCGGGCGCGATGACTTCTGGTACTGCGACCAGACCCAGCTCGCCTCCTACATGCTCCAGGCTTCGCAGACTCAGATCACGCCCGTCCCCGGCCACAAGGACCAGTTTGAGATCACGCGCCCCACTGCCGCCTTTGCCGGAGATCCCATCCCCTTGACCCTGCGCCTGAAAGGCCCCAAGCCCGAAAAGGTCCAGCTCGACGGTCAGGTGCTGGATGTCCAGCCCGGCTCAGACGCCGACACCTGGCTCGTCAATCTCCCCTTCCCGGCCTCCCAGCCCGTGCCCAGCCAGATCGACTGGTCCTCCAACGGCCCCGGCTTCGCCAAGGAAGGCCACACCCAGAGTAAATTCCCCGGCCTCACGGCTACGCTGGAGCGTACGGCCACCGAGGGCTGGTCCCTCTCGCTCGACAATGCTGGCACCCAGCCCCTGAGCGACATCAGCGTCACCCTGCGCCTGCCCCGCCTCTACAAGGACGGCCTGCGCGAGGTTAGCCTCCCGGCCCTTGCCGACGGTAAATCCACCCAGTTCGACTTCCCGGCCCTCCAGCTCAGCAGCGAGCCCGCCGACCGCGACGGCCCGGTCTTTGCCGCCGCGCAGATCGACTTCATCCAGGGCGATAAAGCTGGCCGCCTCTACGCGGTCTACCTCGATGCGCCCGACACCACCAGCGCCCCGGGCTCCCGCGATGGCGTCGCCGCAGTCGGCCCCATTGTGAAGGCTGATTTTGATTTCGAGAAGTTGATCCCCCTCAGCGAGCTGGACGCCCCGCTCACCCCCCTCAACGACAGCCCCCTGGGTAAGTGGCACCCCCTCAGCGATGACCAGCACCAGATTGTGATCCGCGACCGCTTCGTCACGCTGGTCAAGGGCGAAGACTGGCGCAAGGCCGCCGACCCCGTGAAAAACGAGCCCGCCTATATCGCCGCCGTGGCCGACATCTATCTGGACAGCAAGGCCCCCCTTAAGGTCCAAACCAGCAGACTGCTCGCCTACGCCGCCGTGGACGGCAAACCGGTCGAGCTGACGAACGGCGAGACCCCCTCTCTCGACGAGGGTGACCACCGTGTGCTGCTCGTTTTTGATACCGAGGGTAAGAACCCCTCCTACCGGGAAACACCACAACTGCTCGTGCTTACCGCTGGTGACAAGCCCGTGACCTGGCTGCCCGCGCCCATCGCTGAATGA
- a CDS encoding fumarate reductase/succinate dehydrogenase flavoprotein subunit: MNLDSKTPEGPLSEKWTNHKGHNLKLVNPANRRKYHVIVVGSGLAGGAAAASLGEQGYQVSCFCYQDSPRRAHSIAAQGGINAAKNYQNDGDSVYRLFYDTIKGGDYRSREANVYRLAEVSNNIIDQMVAQGVPFAREYGGMLDNRSFGGAQVSRTFYARGQTGQQLLLGAYQQLSRQIGLGQVKMYNRHEMLDLVLVDGHAKGIITRNMVNGKIERWAADCVVLCTGGYGNTFFLSTNAQGCNVTAAYRAYKRGAGFANPCYTQIHPTCIPVHGDQQSKLTLMSESLRNDGRIWVPKSKEAAEKIRKGELDPGSLSEDERDYYLERKYPSFGNLAPRDISSRSAKEACDDGRGIAPGSGLGVFLDFRDAINRLGENVIAERYGNLFEMYNRITAANPYKTPMMIYPAVHYTMGGLWVDYNLESNIPGLFVGGEANFSDHGANRLGASALMQGLADGYFVLPYTVGDYLGRCGIHSAGTVKSDAPGFAEAEDEVKAKISRLLSIKGKESPRSLHKRLGDIMWQYCGMARDEAGLKKAIEIIPELRKEFWENVKVVGGEAELNQELERAGRIADFLEFGELMCRDALMRDESCGGHFRSEHQSPEGEAVRNDDDFAFVGVWEYQGDDKAPVLHKEELVYEEVKFTTRSYK; the protein is encoded by the coding sequence ATGAACCTCGACTCAAAAACTCCCGAAGGCCCGCTGAGCGAAAAGTGGACCAATCACAAGGGGCACAACCTGAAGCTGGTCAACCCGGCCAACCGCCGCAAGTACCACGTGATCGTGGTTGGCTCCGGTCTCGCCGGTGGTGCCGCTGCCGCCTCGCTGGGTGAGCAGGGCTACCAGGTTTCCTGCTTCTGCTATCAGGACAGCCCGCGCCGCGCGCACTCGATCGCCGCTCAGGGCGGGATCAATGCTGCCAAGAATTACCAGAACGACGGTGACAGCGTTTACCGCCTCTTCTACGACACGATCAAGGGCGGTGACTACCGCTCCCGTGAAGCGAACGTCTACCGCCTGGCTGAAGTCAGCAACAACATCATCGACCAGATGGTGGCGCAGGGCGTTCCCTTTGCCCGTGAATACGGTGGCATGCTCGACAACCGCTCCTTCGGTGGCGCGCAGGTCTCCCGTACGTTCTACGCCCGTGGCCAGACCGGCCAGCAGCTCCTGCTCGGTGCATACCAGCAGCTGAGCCGCCAGATCGGCCTGGGGCAGGTGAAGATGTACAACCGCCACGAAATGCTGGACCTCGTCCTCGTCGACGGCCACGCCAAGGGCATCATCACCCGTAACATGGTCAACGGCAAGATTGAGCGCTGGGCCGCCGACTGTGTCGTTCTCTGCACGGGTGGTTACGGTAACACCTTCTTCCTTTCGACCAACGCTCAGGGCTGTAACGTCACCGCTGCCTACCGTGCCTACAAGCGCGGCGCCGGTTTCGCCAACCCTTGCTACACGCAGATTCACCCGACCTGTATCCCGGTCCACGGTGACCAGCAGAGCAAGCTGACCCTGATGTCCGAGTCGCTCCGTAATGACGGCCGCATCTGGGTGCCCAAGAGCAAGGAAGCCGCTGAAAAGATCCGCAAGGGCGAGCTCGATCCGGGCAGCCTCTCTGAGGACGAACGCGACTACTACCTGGAGCGCAAGTACCCGAGCTTCGGTAACCTCGCCCCGCGCGACATCTCCTCGCGCTCGGCCAAGGAAGCCTGTGACGACGGTCGCGGGATCGCCCCCGGCAGTGGCCTGGGCGTGTTCCTGGACTTCCGCGATGCCATCAACCGCCTGGGTGAAAACGTCATCGCCGAGCGTTACGGCAACCTCTTCGAAATGTACAACCGCATCACAGCGGCCAACCCGTACAAGACGCCGATGATGATCTACCCGGCCGTCCACTACACGATGGGTGGTCTCTGGGTGGACTACAACCTGGAGAGCAACATCCCCGGCCTGTTCGTCGGTGGTGAGGCTAACTTCTCCGACCACGGTGCCAACCGCCTCGGTGCCTCCGCCCTCATGCAGGGGCTGGCCGACGGTTACTTCGTGCTGCCCTACACGGTGGGTGACTACCTGGGCCGCTGCGGTATCCACTCCGCCGGTACGGTCAAGAGCGACGCTCCCGGCTTTGCCGAAGCTGAAGACGAGGTTAAGGCCAAGATCAGCCGCCTGCTCAGCATCAAGGGTAAGGAAAGCCCGCGCAGCCTGCACAAGCGCCTCGGCGACATCATGTGGCAGTACTGCGGGATGGCCCGCGACGAGGCCGGCCTCAAGAAGGCGATCGAGATCATCCCCGAGCTTCGCAAGGAGTTCTGGGAGAACGTCAAGGTCGTCGGTGGCGAAGCCGAGCTCAACCAGGAGCTGGAACGCGCCGGTCGCATCGCCGACTTCCTGGAGTTTGGCGAGCTTATGTGCCGCGACGCGCTCATGCGCGACGAGTCCTGCGGTGGTCACTTCCGCTCGGAGCACCAGAGCCCCGAGGGTGAGGCTGTCCGTAACGACGACGACTTCGCGTTTGTCGGTGTGTGGGAATATCAGGGTGACGACAAGGCACCTGTCCTTCACAAGGAAGAGCTCGTCTACGAGGAAGTGAAGTTCACGACCCGTTCGTACAAGTAA
- a CDS encoding succinate dehydrogenase cytochrome b subunit codes for MSAAKKVILPSLVKKYLMAGSGIILVLFVLGHMLGNLQFFGPPEMINAYAYHLHHLPGAPVTLWLIRAFLLACVVVHIAMAVLLVKENREARPQNYAKQGFRESDYAARTMPMSGLIILAFIVFHILQYTVRVVPEHYNATIGQAPVEVAHMQLEYFDVFAMMVKGFSSPIVSIFYIIAVGLLCVHLTHGVSSMFQSLGVRNELWRGRLKCLASAYGLFVFIGFASIPASVLFFGHGKTYLAEKEAEWAAAPAAEVSVNDAPGANTQFVTLNEGR; via the coding sequence ATGAGTGCTGCCAAGAAAGTAATTCTCCCTTCGCTGGTCAAAAAATACCTGATGGCTGGATCAGGCATTATACTGGTGTTATTCGTCCTCGGACACATGCTGGGTAATCTCCAGTTCTTCGGTCCCCCGGAGATGATTAACGCCTATGCCTACCACCTGCATCACCTGCCCGGAGCCCCGGTCACCCTGTGGCTGATCCGTGCCTTCCTGCTTGCGTGTGTGGTCGTCCACATCGCCATGGCAGTTCTGCTGGTGAAGGAAAACCGGGAAGCCCGCCCCCAAAACTACGCGAAGCAGGGCTTCCGCGAATCCGACTACGCTGCGCGTACGATGCCGATGAGCGGGCTGATTATTCTGGCCTTCATCGTCTTCCACATCCTGCAGTACACCGTGCGCGTCGTGCCGGAGCACTATAACGCCACCATCGGGCAGGCCCCGGTGGAAGTCGCCCACATGCAACTGGAGTACTTTGATGTGTTCGCAATGATGGTAAAGGGCTTCTCCAGCCCGATCGTCTCGATCTTCTACATCATCGCAGTTGGTCTGCTGTGCGTGCACCTGACCCACGGGGTTTCGAGCATGTTCCAGTCCCTGGGCGTTCGTAACGAACTGTGGCGCGGCCGCCTGAAGTGCCTCGCCTCGGCCTACGGGTTGTTCGTTTTCATCGGCTTCGCGTCGATCCCGGCTTCCGTGCTGTTCTTCGGCCACGGCAAGACCTACCTCGCCGAAAAGGAAGCCGAATGGGCCGCAGCCCCGGCAGCCGAAGTCTCCGTCAATGACGCCCCCGGCGCCAACACGCAGTTCGTAACTTTGAACGAAGGACGCTAA
- the mfd gene encoding transcription-repair coupling factor, translating into MKPVCLPESFHSLLITGAADAAVPALTEELLCEEPAPATVLLAHDWKSLESWTDALELFAGWSGRPLPRIERLPDLGSLEDDDPRAFELRCDTIAALTALREANALSPVVLAGTPASLLQSCPDPKTMSRGQLKLKPGQRTSLTALSERLATELGYDAEAVCETPGQYAVRGGLIDVYPLNASAPLRIDFFGDEIESIRTYDPTTQRSEDTVDQLIIASAQAGLEGKRKATVLDYLPDNVRWVLRQPDKLESSFTDLFQIPENIAAPARNFQTVINRRTDKPDHWVGLTDVESAQRLFPEQTQSRTVVTESLENYRTFADTDKLGIVRVAAGNESREKFLKQLATWQADGHQLHFVCRTEGEETRLREILGEIPGAKTLKADFLRGNLPEGFRLDDGAQKVVYATESEVAGRQRLYVSRRRRKLPERQQVDQMLDFSELANGDYLVHLQHGVCIFRGLQRLDTGKKQEEVISLEFDEGITLHVRLHESHLLSRYVGLSKRAPKLGRLGSNAWDKTRRAAERATLDLAAQLLSLQAERNARPGYAFSSDQPWQHSFEDAFPFRETPDQLTAIDQTKADMEKPQPMDRLICGDVGFGKTEVALRAAMKAVLDGKQVAVMLPTTVLCQQMFNNFKERFADYPITVEMLSGFRTARQQTEVRRQLKQGDIDIVVGTHSLIGKAVKFRDLGLLIIDEEHRFGVRQKEKLKIMRHDIDVLSMSATPIPRTLYFALVGAREMSVIETPPRDRLPIQTIVKAYEPKLIKEAVEFEIKRGGQVFYLHNRVQTIEAVSLRLQEMVPDLRVAVGHGQMEPGELEEIMTRFVAGEFDVLVCTTIIESGLDIPNCNTIIIEGADRFGLSQLYQLRGRVGRFNRQAFAYLLLHRHTRLLDVARKRLGAIRQFNQLGAGFRIAMRDLELRGAGNILGAQQSGHIAGVGFDLYCQLLRQSVARLKGDSTAALIRANVRLDFVLVGEYREGEEPLQETPDRFHALKADELSDKRGETVEAFIPVAYIGEARLRIDFYRRLALASNLEQITEAAAEMKDRFGPWPEAVKCLIKMTEIRALAERNGISLVETEGNRLKCRLANAREGSYLQIGNRFPRLTAKKPLAKLNEIQTFLKTTQNRTPA; encoded by the coding sequence ATGAAGCCGGTATGTCTGCCTGAGTCTTTTCATTCCCTGCTGATTACCGGCGCGGCCGATGCCGCCGTACCCGCCCTGACCGAGGAGCTCCTCTGCGAGGAGCCAGCTCCGGCTACCGTTCTGCTGGCTCACGACTGGAAGTCCCTCGAATCCTGGACGGACGCTCTGGAGCTCTTTGCCGGGTGGAGTGGCCGCCCGCTCCCCCGTATCGAGCGCCTGCCCGATCTGGGCAGCCTGGAGGACGACGATCCGCGCGCCTTCGAGCTGCGCTGCGACACCATCGCCGCCCTCACCGCCCTGCGGGAGGCAAATGCCCTCTCACCGGTCGTCCTTGCAGGGACACCGGCCAGCCTGCTTCAGTCCTGCCCCGACCCCAAGACCATGAGCCGGGGCCAGCTTAAGCTCAAGCCCGGCCAGCGTACCTCCCTCACCGCCCTCTCCGAGCGACTCGCCACCGAGCTCGGCTACGACGCCGAGGCGGTCTGCGAAACCCCCGGGCAGTACGCCGTCCGCGGCGGCCTGATCGATGTTTACCCGCTAAACGCCTCAGCCCCGCTGCGCATCGACTTCTTCGGCGACGAAATCGAGTCCATCCGCACCTACGATCCGACCACGCAGCGTTCCGAGGACACTGTCGATCAGCTCATAATCGCCTCCGCCCAAGCCGGGCTGGAGGGCAAGCGCAAGGCCACTGTCCTAGACTATCTCCCGGACAATGTCCGCTGGGTCCTTCGCCAGCCCGACAAGCTCGAGTCGTCCTTTACCGACCTTTTCCAGATCCCGGAAAACATCGCCGCCCCTGCGCGGAACTTCCAGACGGTGATCAATCGCCGCACCGACAAGCCCGACCACTGGGTCGGCCTGACCGATGTCGAGAGCGCGCAGCGCCTCTTCCCGGAGCAGACACAGAGCCGCACCGTGGTCACGGAGTCACTGGAGAACTACCGCACCTTTGCCGACACCGACAAGCTCGGGATCGTCCGCGTCGCCGCCGGGAACGAGTCCCGCGAGAAATTCCTGAAGCAGCTCGCCACCTGGCAGGCTGACGGGCACCAGCTCCACTTCGTCTGCCGCACCGAGGGCGAGGAGACGCGCCTGCGCGAAATTCTTGGCGAGATCCCCGGCGCCAAAACGCTCAAGGCAGACTTCCTGCGCGGTAACCTGCCCGAGGGCTTCCGACTCGACGACGGGGCGCAAAAGGTCGTCTACGCCACCGAGTCCGAGGTCGCAGGCCGCCAGCGGCTCTACGTCAGCCGGCGCCGCCGTAAGCTCCCCGAGCGCCAGCAGGTGGACCAGATGCTCGACTTTTCCGAGCTCGCCAACGGCGACTACCTCGTCCACCTCCAGCACGGCGTCTGCATCTTTCGCGGCCTCCAGCGTCTCGACACCGGCAAGAAGCAGGAGGAGGTCATCTCGCTGGAGTTCGACGAGGGCATCACCCTGCACGTACGCCTGCACGAGAGCCACCTGCTCAGCCGCTACGTCGGCCTGAGCAAGCGCGCCCCCAAGCTCGGCCGTCTTGGCAGTAACGCCTGGGACAAAACCCGCCGCGCCGCCGAGCGCGCCACCCTCGACCTCGCCGCCCAGCTTCTCTCCCTCCAGGCCGAGCGAAACGCACGCCCCGGCTACGCCTTTTCTTCCGACCAGCCCTGGCAGCACTCCTTTGAGGATGCCTTCCCCTTCCGCGAGACACCGGACCAGCTCACCGCCATCGACCAGACCAAGGCCGACATGGAAAAGCCTCAGCCGATGGACCGCCTCATCTGCGGCGACGTCGGCTTCGGGAAGACCGAGGTCGCCCTGCGCGCCGCCATGAAGGCCGTCCTCGACGGCAAGCAGGTCGCCGTCATGCTCCCGACCACGGTCCTGTGCCAGCAGATGTTTAACAACTTTAAGGAGCGCTTCGCCGACTACCCGATCACGGTGGAGATGCTCAGCGGATTCCGCACCGCCCGGCAGCAGACCGAGGTGCGCCGCCAGCTCAAGCAGGGTGACATCGACATCGTGGTCGGCACCCACAGCCTCATCGGCAAGGCCGTTAAATTCCGCGATCTGGGGCTGCTCATCATCGACGAGGAGCACCGCTTCGGCGTGCGCCAGAAGGAAAAGCTCAAGATCATGCGGCACGACATCGACGTGCTCAGCATGAGCGCCACCCCCATCCCGCGCACCCTTTACTTTGCGCTGGTCGGCGCCCGCGAGATGAGCGTGATCGAGACGCCCCCGCGCGACCGCCTGCCCATCCAGACCATCGTCAAGGCCTACGAGCCCAAGCTGATCAAGGAAGCGGTCGAGTTCGAGATCAAGCGCGGTGGCCAGGTCTTTTACCTGCACAACCGTGTCCAGACCATCGAGGCTGTCTCCCTGCGCCTACAGGAGATGGTGCCCGACCTGCGCGTCGCCGTCGGCCATGGGCAGATGGAGCCCGGCGAGCTGGAGGAGATCATGACGCGCTTCGTGGCCGGGGAGTTCGACGTGCTGGTCTGCACGACAATCATCGAGTCCGGCCTCGATATCCCCAACTGCAACACCATCATCATCGAGGGCGCGGACCGCTTTGGGCTGTCCCAGCTTTATCAGCTGCGTGGGCGCGTCGGACGCTTCAACCGCCAGGCCTTCGCCTACCTGCTGCTGCACCGCCACACCCGCCTGCTCGACGTGGCCCGCAAGCGCCTCGGAGCGATCCGGCAGTTTAACCAGCTCGGGGCCGGATTCCGCATCGCCATGCGCGACCTGGAGCTACGCGGCGCCGGTAATATCCTCGGAGCCCAACAGAGCGGCCACATCGCCGGAGTGGGCTTCGACCTGTACTGCCAGCTGCTGCGCCAGAGCGTGGCCCGCCTCAAGGGAGACAGCACCGCGGCCCTCATCCGCGCCAACGTCCGGCTGGACTTCGTGCTGGTGGGTGAGTACCGCGAGGGCGAGGAGCCCCTGCAGGAGACTCCCGACCGCTTCCACGCCCTCAAGGCCGATGAGCTCTCCGACAAACGCGGCGAAACCGTCGAGGCCTTCATCCCCGTCGCCTATATCGGTGAAGCCCGTCTGCGCATCGATTTTTACCGCCGTCTGGCCCTCGCCTCAAACCTGGAGCAGATCACCGAGGCCGCCGCCGAGATGAAGGACCGCTTCGGCCCATGGCCCGAAGCCGTCAAGTGCCTCATAAAAATGACGGAAATTCGCGCTCTGGCTGAACGAAATGGCATCAGCCTCGTCGAAACAGAAGGAAACCGCCTAAAATGCCGTCTGGCCAACGCCCGTGAGGGGTCTTATCTACAGATCGGTAACCGGTTTCCCCGCTTGACCGCGAAAAAACCGCTAGCTAAGTTGAACGAAATTCAGACTTTTCTAAAAACCACCCAAAACCGGACACCGGCCTGA
- a CDS encoding IseA DL-endopeptidase inhibitor family protein, with the protein MTLKKLILLLLLAGVSYAFYGYVTTQFSQPAIAYKRYVSALLAGDSSRVQDVIGSDQAQQAFALHDARMDNLAGEPRLTWYEFLRRQDSVDGNTVQLVVLCHIRVDPAGKDTYIGSEDRRERHYVTLVKEDSSWKVAKFEDSSTAAHTATVLKRR; encoded by the coding sequence ATGACCCTTAAAAAACTTATCCTGCTTTTGCTGCTCGCTGGCGTGAGTTACGCCTTCTACGGCTACGTGACGACTCAGTTCAGCCAGCCTGCGATTGCCTACAAGCGCTATGTCTCGGCTCTACTTGCAGGGGACAGCTCGCGGGTGCAGGATGTGATCGGCTCGGATCAGGCGCAGCAGGCCTTTGCCCTGCATGATGCCCGGATGGATAATCTGGCGGGTGAGCCACGCCTGACCTGGTACGAGTTTTTGCGGCGGCAGGACTCCGTGGACGGGAATACCGTACAGCTCGTTGTGCTCTGCCACATCCGCGTCGACCCCGCCGGGAAGGATACCTATATCGGCTCCGAGGATCGACGGGAGCGCCACTATGTGACGCTGGTAAAGGAAGACTCATCCTGGAAGGTCGCCAAGTTCGAGGATTCCTCGACCGCTGCTCATACCGCTACGGTGCTGAAGCGACGCTGA
- a CDS encoding peptidyl-prolyl cis-trans isomerase: MMKFSTLTLCAGLMVASYGLHAQLANPQASQKNQWDLKFTNGIAAQVEDKIITLEELRKEVTPLIPQIRMNSRTRFEFDKNIAIVTREILQNLVDRILIIRDFYDKGAHIPDTYLQKEYDDYITKEFNGDRSAFLDFLRIQGKSEMDFRDQLKDDIIVSYMRMQSLPSQTAVSPKKIEEYYQKNKSRYFEEEGVDLSMIMLVPIAGENPDLLQQTANEIIQKLEAGEDFAELAKTYSQDDQRDEGGDWGWINRADLIPQLADQAFALDKGGYSQPIQVEDYIYILKVKDKREAGIKELEKVRGDIEQEITAQLARQAQQRWIERLRKNAYIKYFLKEAGGMRSSPGTMQMKLGANGADS; encoded by the coding sequence ATGATGAAGTTTTCCACCCTCACCCTTTGCGCCGGTCTCATGGTCGCATCATACGGGCTGCACGCGCAACTGGCGAACCCCCAAGCCTCCCAGAAAAACCAGTGGGACCTCAAGTTTACCAACGGGATCGCCGCTCAGGTCGAGGACAAGATCATCACGCTGGAGGAGCTGCGCAAGGAAGTCACCCCACTCATCCCCCAGATCCGCATGAACTCGCGCACGCGCTTTGAGTTCGACAAGAACATCGCCATCGTCACCCGCGAAATCCTCCAGAACCTCGTCGACCGCATCCTCATCATCCGCGACTTTTACGACAAGGGCGCCCACATCCCGGACACCTACCTCCAGAAGGAGTACGACGACTACATCACCAAGGAATTTAACGGTGACCGCTCGGCCTTCCTCGACTTCCTCCGGATTCAGGGAAAAAGCGAGATGGACTTCCGCGATCAGCTCAAGGACGACATCATCGTCTCCTACATGCGCATGCAGTCCTTGCCCTCCCAGACCGCAGTCAGCCCCAAGAAAATCGAAGAGTACTACCAGAAGAACAAGAGCCGCTACTTTGAGGAGGAGGGCGTGGACCTGAGCATGATCATGCTCGTGCCCATCGCCGGGGAAAATCCCGACCTGCTCCAGCAGACCGCTAACGAAATCATCCAAAAGCTCGAAGCTGGCGAGGACTTCGCCGAGCTGGCCAAGACCTACAGCCAGGATGACCAGCGCGACGAAGGCGGCGACTGGGGCTGGATCAACCGCGCCGACCTCATCCCCCAACTCGCAGACCAGGCCTTTGCCCTCGATAAGGGCGGATACTCCCAGCCCATTCAGGTCGAAGACTACATTTACATCCTCAAGGTCAAGGACAAGCGCGAGGCCGGCATCAAGGAGCTGGAGAAAGTCCGCGGCGACATCGAGCAGGAGATCACCGCCCAGCTCGCCCGCCAGGCCCAGCAACGCTGGATCGAACGCCTGCGCAAGAATGCCTACATCAAGTACTTCCTGAAGGAAGCCGGCGGCATGAGAAGCTCCCCCGGCACCATGCAGATGAAGCTCGGCGCCAACGGTGCCGACAGCTAA
- a CDS encoding succinate dehydrogenase/fumarate reductase iron-sulfur subunit, producing the protein MDLHLRVWRQKDSETPGKFANYELKDVSEDSSFLEMLDILNEQLVAKGEEPVAFDHDCREGICGMCSLVINGMAHGPERATTVCQLHMRHYHDGDTITIEPWRAKPFPVIKDLIVDRTAFDTIIQAGGFITARTGSPQDANEIPIAKPIADKAMDAAACIGCGACVAACPNGAAMLFTSAKCSQLNLLPQGQPEKDRRSLAMVKAMDEQGFGNCTNYGECQAVCPKGITLDFIAQMNRDYAVARVRHFFGAAM; encoded by the coding sequence ATGGATCTGCACCTTAGAGTCTGGAGACAGAAAGACAGCGAGACGCCCGGCAAGTTCGCCAACTACGAACTGAAGGACGTGAGCGAAGACTCCTCGTTCCTGGAGATGCTCGACATTCTGAACGAGCAACTCGTCGCAAAGGGCGAAGAGCCGGTGGCCTTTGACCACGACTGCCGCGAAGGTATCTGCGGGATGTGCTCGCTCGTTATCAACGGCATGGCCCACGGTCCCGAGCGGGCCACCACGGTCTGCCAGCTGCACATGCGGCACTATCACGACGGCGACACCATCACGATCGAGCCGTGGCGTGCGAAGCCCTTCCCGGTCATCAAGGACCTGATCGTGGACCGCACGGCCTTTGACACGATCATCCAGGCGGGTGGCTTTATCACCGCCCGTACCGGTAGCCCTCAGGACGCCAACGAGATTCCGATCGCCAAGCCCATCGCCGACAAGGCCATGGACGCGGCGGCCTGCATCGGCTGTGGTGCCTGTGTGGCAGCTTGCCCGAATGGCGCGGCTATGCTCTTCACCTCGGCCAAGTGCTCGCAGCTGAACCTGCTCCCGCAGGGGCAGCCCGAGAAGGACCGCCGCTCACTCGCCATGGTCAAGGCCATGGACGAGCAGGGCTTCGGTAACTGCACGAACTACGGTGAGTGTCAGGCCGTCTGCCCGAAGGGAATCACGCTCGACTTCATCGCTCAGATGAACCGCGACTACGCGGTCGCGCGTGTCCGCCACTTCTTCGGCGCCGCGATGTAA